From Deltaproteobacteria bacterium:
TCTGGTGGCAGTAGCCGGAACTTTCAGCAGTGCCTTCCTGGGACTCCCCGAGGTCCAACAACTGCTCACCACCCTCTCCCCCGGTCTGTATAATTTCGCCACCAGTGACCTGGCCTCCTTAATAATTCTATGGGTCGCCTTTACCTTTCTTTACCTAGTCATGCCCAATACTCAGGTTAAACTGCAATCCGCTCTGATCGGCGGCCTGGTCGGGGGTAGTTTGTGGGAAATCGCCCGTTGGCTCTTTATCTATTATCAATCCACTAAGGAGGGCACAGTCTATTATGACGTCATCTACGGAGCTTTCTTCCACCTGTTGTTCCTGGTGCTGTGGATCTATTATAGCTGGGTGGTAGTGCTGATCGGCAGCGAAGTAGCCTGTGCGCACCAGAACCTGGAGCCTCTCAGCCGGGAATTTCGCCAACCCGCCGCCGCTTCTGAGCCGGTGGACGAATACCTGGCCCTGGCCGTCCTGTTAGCTATTGCCCGGCGTTTTTATCTTCAGCAACCTCCTCTCTCCCAAAAAGAACTGAGGCAGATGCTAGTCCACGACCATAACCTGACCGACAGAGTAATGAAATCCTTAACAGAGAGCAATCTGGTGGTCCTGATAACCGGACCCGATCAGGAGAATGGCCTTCGGTTTCTGCCCCTTCGGCCTTTAGAGCACAGCCAGGTGGAAGATATCTTAAAAACCTTGCGCCAAAGGCGGGGAGAAGCAGTATCATTGGCCCTGGCCGACCTACCCCAACTGACCGATGCGGTCAAAAATCTGGTGGAAAATAACACTCCCACCCAAAGGCAGGCCCTCGCCCTCCAGGATGTGATCAGGACTCTGGAATCCTAAGCAGCTTTAAACAAACCGAGGGGCGCCTAGAAATTCTCACCGCCCCTCGATAATTTATAGATTTTTATCTATTTGGCTGGCTTAGCTTTATGTCACTCTTCTTCAGTCTCGATGATCAGTGAATCAGCAATCAATTCCCAAATGTACTTGACTTCATAATCCAGGTTGAATTTTTTCTTGATGTTTTTCATAATGTTGTCCCGGCAATTGGAACAGGCGCAGATCACCAGATCGGCTCCCGTAGCGATGATATCTTGAGCCTTGAACCAGCCGTGTTCGGTCCGCACATCCTCATAAGGCCCGGGCCAGTTGCCGGCTCCGGCCCCGCAGCAATAGGCATCCATCCGGTTATGGGGCATTTCCACGAAATTTTCCATGTCAATGCAATAAGAGAGGATTTCCCGGGCTTCTTCAAAGCGATCGTCCCCAAAGGTAAGCCGGGCGGCCCGGCCATGCTTGCAAGAGTCATGATAAGTGACAATACGACCCGCATGGACCGATTTATCGACTTTAATACGTCCTTCCCTCAGGAACTTCAGGAGCACGTCGAACAGATAGACATAATTGCGGCCGGTTTCCGGGCCGAATTCATGTTTGAAATATTTCTCCAGATTGTAGCGGGTGCCCCAAGAAGAGCCGCCGCAATCGGGCAGAATCATGGTCTTGATGTTGAGATTCTTCATATGTTCCACCCGCCGCCGGGCGAACTCTTTGCTGGCAGGGAAGTCGCAGGTGAAAATCCCCCAATCCACCGACTCCCAGTTCTTGGAGACCGTCGTCCAACTGGCCTTGGCCGCGTAGAAGATCTTCCACCACCATTTCATGTCATCGGGTTCGGCATAGACTTCCTTGGAGTTTTCAAAGAACAGATACTCGGCGCCCTCTTTATCAATCGGGGTAACAAAGCCGGGGCATTCTTCCTCTGCCAATTCCTCTCCCAGTTCCTCCAGCAACATGAGATAATCTTCTTCCGGAATTCTCATGTTATTACCGGTTTCCACGTTGTTGTCCACGCCTTTTTGCAGGACGCCGGGCACCTTGTCGCGGGGCCGCAAGGATTTGGCCCGATACCAGAGGTCGGTGAGATGCACCCCCATGGGACAGCCGTAAACACAGCGATAGCAGGCGGAACAAGACCACACCCACTTGGAGTCAATCAGCTCCTGCTCCATGCCCAACAGAATCATGCGAATCGCCTTGCGGCAGTCCATATTCTGGTCTTTCAAACATTCCATATAGGTCAGGGGGCAACCGCCGGAGCAGGTGCCGCAGGTAAAACAGATATTGGCGTGGGTTTCGGTCAGCAGATCTGCGAACCGGCTTTCTTTTCTTATCTGCGGTAGAGTATTCAGATCCAGGGCTTCCATTAATCTCTCCTTAAGGTTTGGCAAAATTGGCCTTAGGTTTGGGTTGCTCCAAGCAATCTTGATTCAGCGAGCCAGACGATTTTCTGGCTGACATATTGGGTCTGAATGATTAAATCCTCGCCTGTGTATCCAAAAAAAACTTTATTCACAAAGCTCATTATTACTTGGGAATAGCTCGGCTGTCAAGCCAAATCTGTAAATCTTATTAATTGTTGGGTTGGCCCAGATACACTCTTACTTTCGGTGGTCAAGATTGGCTAGGACCTGACTTTAGTTGAACCAATTGCGGCGGGACCAGGCCCCGCGGGTTTTCTGGGTCATAAACCGCCCGCGCTCTGGGGCGGATGCGCAAGACTCCGGCTTCGGCCCGACGGATACGCCGCCGGGCAATTTCGCAGTACTCGGGCACCAGTTCGGCTCCCATCGCCCGCCGCTGATGCATCAGGGCAGCAATGGCAGTAGTCCCCACGCCCATAAACGGGTCCAGCACCCAGTCGCCGGGCTTGGTCAGGGCCAGCACCAGGCGCTCGATCAATTCCACCGGAAACTGGCAGGGGTGACTGGTCTTCTCCACGTGATTGGCTTTAACGTTAGGAATGTCCCAGACGTCGCCCGGGTTTTTCCCCAGGGGATGACCGGACAACTCCCCCCGCTTGGGGCCTTTGAAATACTTTTTGCGCGGATACTTCTGGGGTACCCGCACCACATCCAGATCAAAAGTGTAATCCTGCCCTTTGGTGAACCACAGAATGACTTCATAGCGCCCTGAGAAACGTTTGGCCGCGTGCAAACCATGCCCGAAGTGCCAGACGATCCGGTTCCGCAAGTGTAAACCGAGGGATTGGAAAATAGGATACAGTACGATGTCCAGGGGAATGATCTCCCCTTGGGCCACGTAATTGCCCACCTGCCAGCAGATGTTGCCGCGCTCCGCCAGCACCCGGACAGATTCGCTGATTACCTGCCGCTGCTGGGCCAGGTAGTCATCCAGGTCAAGGCGATTTTCATAGGGCTTGCCCAGATTATAGGGCGGCGAGGTCGCCACCAACTTAATCGCATTATCCGGGATCTGGGCCAGCAGCTTGCGGCAATCACCCTCGAATAGGATAAAGTCGGCCTGGGCATCAAAAATGGGAGAAATCTTTACTTGGTCCACTAGTATGGAGACTCAAATCGGCCAGGAATCTTTGGCATTGACATTTCTATATTCTTTTTTCCACCAGTTTTGCTCAAATTGAATCTTTATGTCAATTATTATTCCGAATATTTCAAAAGTTAATTTGAGGGGAGGACCGGCGCCAGGTGGGTCATCAGGGATAAATGCGATCCAGCAAACGCGGAAAGGGAATGGCCTCTCGGACGTGTTTCAGGCCGCAGAGCCAGGATACCAGCCGTTCGATCCCCAGCCCGAAGCCGCTATGGGGCACGCTGCCGTAGCGCCGCAGGTCCAGATACCACTCAAAAGGCTGCCGGGGCAATTGATATTCCTGCAGCCGATTGATCAACGTCTCCAGATCATCCTCGCGCTGGGAACCGCCGATGATTTCCCCATAACCTTCAGGGGCCAGGATATCGATACACAAGGCCAGGCGGGGATCGGCCGGATCCGCCTTCATATAAAAGGCCTTGCAAGCCCGCGGGTAACGATGCACCATGACCGGTCGATCATACATTTCCGAAAGCCTGGTTTCGTCGGCGCCGCCCAGATCCTGTCCCCACGGCAGTTGGTGGCCGGCTTCCTCCAGACGCTGACGGGCCTCGGCATAGCTCAACTGGGGAAATGGGGCTTGCACGGCCCGCAACGGCTCCAGGGGCCGTTCCAGGATCTGGAATTCGGCCTGGCGGCGGTCTAACACCCGAGATACTAGGTAACCGATGAGCGCTTCGGCTAAGGCCATGATATCATCCAGTTCGGCAAAGGCGACCTCGGTCTCCAACATCCAGAATTCGGTTAAGTGCCGGCGGGTTTTGGACTTTTCCGCCCGAAAGGTCGGCCCCAAACAATACACTTTCCCCAGCGCCATGGCTGCGGCCTCCAGATAGAGTTGGCCGCTCTGGGACAGATAAGCCTTGCGCTGATCAAAATAATCGGTCTGAAACAGGGTAGTGGTCCCCTCACAGGCCGCCGGAGTAAATATGGGAGTATCAATGAGAACAAATCCCTTATCCGCAAAAAAATCCCGACAGGCCCGGATTACTTCATCCCGGACGCGCAGGATGGCTTGCTGGCGGGGAGACCGCAGCCACAGATGGCGATGTTCCAGGAGAAAGGCAACCCCGTGTTCCTTGGGGGAAATCGGATACTCAGCAGCAATGTGGAGGGGTTGCAGGCTGGTCACCTCCAGTTCATAACCTCCGGGGGCGCGGGCTTCGGCCCGGACCTGGCCTTGCACCATCAGTGAGGATTCCTGGGTAAGCAGATCGAACTGCTCGAATTCCCCCTCTGGAAGGTGGCCTTTGACCATGACCCCCTGGACGATCCCGGTGCCGTCCCGGATTAACAGGAATCGCACCTTGCCACTGGAACGTTTATTATAAAGCCAGCCGCGGATGGTGACCGACTGGCCCTGCCGCTGGGATAAATGTGCGATATAGGCAAAGTTTTCCGGAGTGGTCATGCAGGCCGAATCTAATAAAGGATTTTAATGTGAGCCTTGTCGCGCAGGGTTTTGAGCCATTCCGAGAATTTTTTGGCCATCTGCTCTCTTAGCAGAATCCGCTCAATCTCTGGTTTAACCTCTGCAAAACTTTTGCTTCGGCCCGCGCGGCGATTCACCAGTTTAAACAGATGGAACCCCTGGGGGGATTCGATCGGAGCATACTCACCCGGGCAGAGGCGCTCAATTAAGGCATAGATATTAGGATCAATATCAGCGCGATCAACATATCCCAGATCGCCGCCATTGGCGGCATTAGGACCTTTGGAATATTGCCGGGCCAGGCTTTCAAAGGACGCCCCTTGACGGCATTCCTGTAGAATTTTTTCGGCCAGAGCTCGGGTTTCTGCCTTCTGGGTCTCAGTAGCACCAGGCGGATATGGTAAGACGATCAACTTTAAATGAACCTGACTGCCTCCCTGGCGGTAAACGTTATCGTAATATTCCCTGATTTTATCCTCACTGACCCTAACCTTACCCTTAACCGTATACTGGATGAGGCGTTCTTGTTGCATCTGTTCAGTAATCTGCTGGCGCAACTGGTCCAGGGTCATCCCCTCCTTGGCCAGAGCCTGCGCCAGAGCTTCATCATCAGGAAGGTTATTCTTTTTTTTGATTGCCTCTAAAGCCTGAGCTACTTCATTATCCGGAATGGTAATGCCCAAACGGTTGGCCTCCTCCTTGGCCAGTTTGCGATCAATCAGGACATCCAGCATCTGGCGCCGGGTAGCCTCATTATCCTGGATGCGACCCCCGGTCTGAGGGTTGGACCGCATGAATTTAATACTCTGCTCCACATCGGAGAGGGTAATAATCTCACCGTTGACCTGGGCCACGATGCGGTCGACGATCTCGGCCGGGGCCGGACCAACCAAAGCCAGAAATAAAACCAACAGGATTATAAATCGGCTCGATATCTTCATACCGTTTAATCCCTTTCCGCCTCGGCGGCTGAAGGGGTCGTCTCTTCCCCCTTAACAAAAATCTTGATTTCTTTCAAGCAGTTTTTTACCATTTCCAAAGGGCTGTCTCCTTCGGTAAGGTGCACCCGGATCTGTTGGTCCGGGGTGAGTCGGAAGCGCTGCGGCTGCCGGTGCAGCAAATCCACCAGGCGGGCCAAGTCAATCCTGCCGTTATCGGCAAAGGAAATGGTCACCTGGCTGTCACTCAGGTCCAGCCGCTTGATACCCAACTCCCTAAGGGTTACTTTGGTACGCACGACTTCCAGCAGATTTTCCGCCTCAGGAGGCAAGGGACCATAGCAATCACGCAGTTCGGCATCGATATCGGCAATCTCCGCTGGAGACAGTCGCCCGGAAAGCCGCCGGTAAAACATCAGCCGCTGGTCTATATCAGGCACATAAGCATCGGGCAGATAGGCAGCTAGGGGAAGGTGGAGCTCCGGCAGGGGACCCTCGTCGAGTTGGGGACCACCCTTCAGCTCCTGAACCGCCTGCTCCAGCAGTTGCAAATAGAGCTCGCAGCCCACTTCGGCAATGTGCCCGGATTGAGCCGCGCCCAACAGATTGCCAGCCCCCCGGATCTGCAGGTCATGCAAGGCAATCTTGAACCCCGAACCTAATTCGGTGAATTCCATCAGGGCCTT
This genomic window contains:
- a CDS encoding YihY/virulence factor BrkB family protein; translation: MDRLFTQVQNFIQVTLWQYKATGLGQVGLQVLRIGTLAVWGLIRNQAMVQASTLAYYTMLALVPLMALLFAVFKGLGLQHLLADYLLERLAPGSQDFAHQVLDYIENADVAGLGAMGVASLLLTLVLVMNNVERAINLTWGVTQTRPWRRRISDYFSIFLLLPILVAVAGTFSSAFLGLPEVQQLLTTLSPGLYNFATSDLASLIILWVAFTFLYLVMPNTQVKLQSALIGGLVGGSLWEIARWLFIYYQSTKEGTVYYDVIYGAFFHLLFLVLWIYYSWVVVLIGSEVACAHQNLEPLSREFRQPAAASEPVDEYLALAVLLAIARRFYLQQPPLSQKELRQMLVHDHNLTDRVMKSLTESNLVVLITGPDQENGLRFLPLRPLEHSQVEDILKTLRQRRGEAVSLALADLPQLTDAVKNLVENNTPTQRQALALQDVIRTLES
- a CDS encoding site-specific DNA-methyltransferase translates to MLFEGDCRKLLAQIPDNAIKLVATSPPYNLGKPYENRLDLDDYLAQQRQVISESVRVLAERGNICWQVGNYVAQGEIIPLDIVLYPIFQSLGLHLRNRIVWHFGHGLHAAKRFSGRYEVILWFTKGQDYTFDLDVVRVPQKYPRKKYFKGPKRGELSGHPLGKNPGDVWDIPNVKANHVEKTSHPCQFPVELIERLVLALTKPGDWVLDPFMGVGTTAIAALMHQRRAMGAELVPEYCEIARRRIRRAEAGVLRIRPRARAVYDPENPRGLVPPQLVQLKSGPSQS
- the asnS gene encoding asparagine--tRNA ligase, producing the protein MTTPENFAYIAHLSQRQGQSVTIRGWLYNKRSSGKVRFLLIRDGTGIVQGVMVKGHLPEGEFEQFDLLTQESSLMVQGQVRAEARAPGGYELEVTSLQPLHIAAEYPISPKEHGVAFLLEHRHLWLRSPRQQAILRVRDEVIRACRDFFADKGFVLIDTPIFTPAACEGTTTLFQTDYFDQRKAYLSQSGQLYLEAAAMALGKVYCLGPTFRAEKSKTRRHLTEFWMLETEVAFAELDDIMALAEALIGYLVSRVLDRRQAEFQILERPLEPLRAVQAPFPQLSYAEARQRLEEAGHQLPWGQDLGGADETRLSEMYDRPVMVHRYPRACKAFYMKADPADPRLALCIDILAPEGYGEIIGGSQREDDLETLINRLQEYQLPRQPFEWYLDLRRYGSVPHSGFGLGIERLVSWLCGLKHVREAIPFPRLLDRIYP
- a CDS encoding SurA N-terminal domain-containing protein is translated as MKISSRFIILLVLFLALVGPAPAEIVDRIVAQVNGEIITLSDVEQSIKFMRSNPQTGGRIQDNEATRRQMLDVLIDRKLAKEEANRLGITIPDNEVAQALEAIKKKNNLPDDEALAQALAKEGMTLDQLRQQITEQMQQERLIQYTVKGKVRVSEDKIREYYDNVYRQGGSQVHLKLIVLPYPPGATETQKAETRALAEKILQECRQGASFESLARQYSKGPNAANGGDLGYVDRADIDPNIYALIERLCPGEYAPIESPQGFHLFKLVNRRAGRSKSFAEVKPEIERILLREQMAKKFSEWLKTLRDKAHIKILY
- a CDS encoding (Fe-S)-binding protein gives rise to the protein MEALDLNTLPQIRKESRFADLLTETHANICFTCGTCSGGCPLTYMECLKDQNMDCRKAIRMILLGMEQELIDSKWVWSCSACYRCVYGCPMGVHLTDLWYRAKSLRPRDKVPGVLQKGVDNNVETGNNMRIPEEDYLMLLEELGEELAEEECPGFVTPIDKEGAEYLFFENSKEVYAEPDDMKWWWKIFYAAKASWTTVSKNWESVDWGIFTCDFPASKEFARRRVEHMKNLNIKTMILPDCGGSSWGTRYNLEKYFKHEFGPETGRNYVYLFDVLLKFLREGRIKVDKSVHAGRIVTYHDSCKHGRAARLTFGDDRFEEAREILSYCIDMENFVEMPHNRMDAYCCGAGAGNWPGPYEDVRTEHGWFKAQDIIATGADLVICACSNCRDNIMKNIKKKFNLDYEVKYIWELIADSLIIETEEE